ATAGTTAGCCCAGTATAGTTGCGGTACGTTAATTGTTTTTGTTTCTTCCTTTGTCGGTTCGTTCCGTAAGTGCCTGGTTGGTAAATGTATTAATCGTTGACAATAATAATAAAATATTAAATGATCCGTTACCGCGTCAGCGGCGTACTCGAAAATTTCGAGTTACTGCCGCGCCTTCTTCCACAGGCTCGTTGTTCCAACCAGCGGCACAGGTGTTGAAGAAGCAGAAATGCTGGAGGAAGACGATGAGAAGATACCGTCCCCGGCCGAGGCTGGCCCTGGCCGGCGCGTTGATGCTGTCGCTGCTTTGCACGAGCGTGGCGTTCGCCGAGGATAGCGCCGTTCAGCCGGCGTCCGACCTCGAGTCGATGGACCTGGAGCAGCTCACCAACCTCAAGGTGGAGAAGGTCTACGGTGTTTCCAAATTCGAGCAGGTGGTGACCGAGGCGCCCGCGTCGGTCACCGTGATCACCTCCGACGAGATCAAGCGCTACGGCTGGCGCACCATGGCCGACGTCCTCAACGCGACCCGCGGCTTCTTCACGACCTACGACAGGAACTACAACTACATAGGGACCCGCGGCTTCAACCGCCCCGGCGACTACAACACCCGTCTGCTGCTGCTGGTGGACGGACACCGCATCAACGACGCCATCTACGAGTCCGCCGCCATCGGCACCGAATTCATTCTCGACATGGCGCTCATCGACCGCATCGAGATCATCCGGGGACCGAGCTCCTCGCTCTACGGCGCCGGTGCCTTCTTCGGCGTGATCAACGTCATCAGTAAGAGCGCCAAGCAGATCGAGGGGCTCGAGGTGGGAGCGGGGTTGGGGAGCCAGCAGACCGGCTCCGGCCGCATCAGCTACGGCAAGCTCCTTAACGGCGGCGAGTTCCTCGTCTCCGGTTCCGGCTATTCCAGCCGGGGCAACGACCGCCTCTTCTTTCCGGAATTCAACGACCCGGCCACCAACAACGGCATCGCGGCCAACATGGACCGGGACCGCAACTACTCGCTGTTCCTCTCCGGGCACCTGCAGGACCTGACCCTGACCGGCGCCTTGGTTTCCCGGGACAAAAGAGTTCCGACCGCCTCCTTTGGCACCATCTTCAACGACCCGCGCAGCAACACCAACGACCGCAGGAGTTTCCTCGACCTGCGCTACGAAAAGGGCATCGACGGCACCGGCATCACCGCCCGTCTCTTCTACGACGAGTTCCGCTTCACCGGCAATTTCGCCTACGACAAGACCGGTGACGATCCTCCCTTCTACCCCGCGACCTACGTCAATCGCGACGACCACCTGGCGCGCTGGTGGGGGGCGGAACTGCAGGCCAGCCGCCAGCTGTTGCCGCGGCTGCAGCTGACCAGCGGGGTGAAGTTCCGCGACAACTTCCAGATCGACATCCCCAACGAGGACCTGGTACCGGGGGGGCGCCGGCTGGACAACAGCCACGACGACGTCTTCTACGCCCTGTTCGGCCAGGCCGAGCTGCGCATCCTGGACACCCTGATCCTGAATGCTGGGGTCCGCTACGATCATTACGAGACCTTCGGGGGGACCACCAGTCCGCGCCTGGCGCTGATCTACACCCCAGTCGAGGGGACCGTGTTCAAGTTGATCTACGGTCAGGCCTTCCGGGCGCCCAACGCCTACGAGCTGTACTACAACGACGTCTTCAACGGCTACGCCACCAGCCCGGCCCTCAGGCCGGAAACGGTGCGCAGCTACGAGGCGATCTACGAGCAGTACTACGGCGACGTGGTGCGTACCAGTGCGAGCCTGTTCTACAACAAGATCAGCAACCTGATCAGCTACCAGGACGTGTCGCCGACCCAGGTGGCCTTTGCCAACATCGACCGGGTCAAGGCGGTGGGGGGCGAGTTCGAGATCGAGGGGCAGTGGAACAGCGGCTTCGCCGCGCGCAGCAGTTACGGCTTCGTATCCGCCAGGAACCAGGCCACCGACCAGGGCCTGGACTACTCGCCGCGCCACCTGGTCAAGCTCAACCTGACCGCCCCTCTGTACCTGAAGAAGGTTTTCGCCGGCATCGAGATGCAGGGGGTGAGCCGGCGCGAGTTTACCCACAACGGCGCACAGGTCGGCTCCCCGGGGTACCTGGTCACCAACGCCACCCTTTCATCGACGGCGCTGCTGCCGGGGCTGGAGGCCTCCTTCTCGATCTACAACCTCCTGGACCGGCACCTGGAGGACCCGGCCACCACGGACCACGTGCAGAGCCTGATACCCCAGGACGGCAGGACCTACCGACTCCTGTTCAGCTACCGGTTCTAGGGAGAGAGTGCCGATGCCAGTACTGCCACGGACACGGAGGTGCTCCCTGGGGCTTTTGCTCCCGGCCCTCCTCTGCCTGTTCCTCGCCACCCCGGGACGCCTGGGCGCGGAGGCGCCCCAGGAGTACCAGGTCAAGGGGGCCATGGTGTACAACATGGCAAAGTACATCGAGTGGCCCACCGACGCCTTTTCCGGCAGCGGCGCTCCGCTGGTTGTCTGCAGCCTCGGGCGCGGCCCCTTCACGGCGGCGCTGGAACAGTACCGGGGCAAGACGGTGCTGGGGCATCCCCTGCACGTGAAGCGGGTGCAGCCGGGCGAGGATCTGGGGGAGTGCCACCTGTTGGTGGTAAGCGGGGTGGAGAAGCGCTACCTGGCGGGGATCCTG
This window of the Geomonas agri genome carries:
- a CDS encoding YfiR family protein, with amino-acid sequence MPVLPRTRRCSLGLLLPALLCLFLATPGRLGAEAPQEYQVKGAMVYNMAKYIEWPTDAFSGSGAPLVVCSLGRGPFTAALEQYRGKTVLGHPLHVKRVQPGEDLGECHLLVVSGVEKRYLAGILDQARKRSLLTVSDHPDFARLGGMIGLVEIEGRVRFEINVKAAQQSRFRISSQLLKLARIVREGD
- a CDS encoding TonB-dependent receptor plug domain-containing protein; translated protein: MRRYRPRPRLALAGALMLSLLCTSVAFAEDSAVQPASDLESMDLEQLTNLKVEKVYGVSKFEQVVTEAPASVTVITSDEIKRYGWRTMADVLNATRGFFTTYDRNYNYIGTRGFNRPGDYNTRLLLLVDGHRINDAIYESAAIGTEFILDMALIDRIEIIRGPSSSLYGAGAFFGVINVISKSAKQIEGLEVGAGLGSQQTGSGRISYGKLLNGGEFLVSGSGYSSRGNDRLFFPEFNDPATNNGIAANMDRDRNYSLFLSGHLQDLTLTGALVSRDKRVPTASFGTIFNDPRSNTNDRRSFLDLRYEKGIDGTGITARLFYDEFRFTGNFAYDKTGDDPPFYPATYVNRDDHLARWWGAELQASRQLLPRLQLTSGVKFRDNFQIDIPNEDLVPGGRRLDNSHDDVFYALFGQAELRILDTLILNAGVRYDHYETFGGTTSPRLALIYTPVEGTVFKLIYGQAFRAPNAYELYYNDVFNGYATSPALRPETVRSYEAIYEQYYGDVVRTSASLFYNKISNLISYQDVSPTQVAFANIDRVKAVGGEFEIEGQWNSGFAARSSYGFVSARNQATDQGLDYSPRHLVKLNLTAPLYLKKVFAGIEMQGVSRREFTHNGAQVGSPGYLVTNATLSSTALLPGLEASFSIYNLLDRHLEDPATTDHVQSLIPQDGRTYRLLFSYRF